A window of Exiguobacterium sp. FSL W8-0210 genomic DNA:
GTGCGTAATGAAGATGATCGCTGTACCCGTTTTTTGTTGAATGTCTTTCAATAACTCAAGGATTTGCGCTTGAATCGTAACATCGAGTGCTGTCGTCGGCTCATCGGCAATCAAGACTTTCGGATTACAAGCAAGTGCGATTGCGATGACGATCCGTTGACGCATCCCACCAGACAATTGGTGTGGATATTGTTTCAGACGTGCTTCTGGGTTTGGAATCCCTACAAGCGTCAGTAATTCAAGCGTACGTTTTTTAGCAGCATCACCTGTCAATCCTTGGTGACGTTTTAAACCTTCGGCAATCTGTTTGTAGATCGTCATTGTCGGATTAAGTGATGTCATTGGATCTTGGAAGATCATTGCGATATCACGACCGCGTACTTTTTGCATTTCTTTATCAGAAAGCTTAACCAAATCGCGACCTTCGAATAAGATCTCACCTTTTGTGATTTCACCTGGCGGATTTGGAATCAGACGCATGATGGCTTTTGAAGTAACCGATTTACCAGAACCGGACTCACCAACGATTGCGAGTGTTTCACCTTTTTTTAAATCGAACGATACTCCGCGGACGGCTTGTACCGTCCCGGCGTACGTATGGAAAGCGACGTTCAGGTCGCGGACTGACAAGATTGTTTCCATTTTGGATGAGCTCCTCTCTAATCTAATATTTGTTAGCGACGTAGACGTGGATCGAACGCATCACGTAATCCATCTGCCAACATGTTGAAGCTGATCATGAGGAGTACGAGCACTGTCGATGGAACGACGAGCAAGAAAGGAAACGTCTTAAGTTCTTTGTACCCTTCATTGATCAGTGTACCAAGCGACGGTTGCGGTGGTGCAAGCCCAAGACCGATGAAGCTTAGGAAAGCTTCGAAGAAGATTGCCCCAGGAATCGTGAACATGAGCGAGATGATGATTGTACCCAAGGTATTTGGAATCAAATGCTTGAAGACTAAACGTGCGCTAGAAGCACCAAGTGTACGTGCTGCGAGAACGAATTCTTGGTTCTTTAGTTTCAGGATTTGACCACGAACAAGTCGACTCATCCCGATCCAACCAGTAATCGTCATCGCGAGGATGATCGTCGTGATTCCTGGTTCAAGAATCAAGATGAAGAGGATGATCAAGATTAAGTTCGGTACCCCTGTCAGGATTTCCGCGATCCGTTGCATGATATTATCGACACGACCGCCGTAATAAGCTGAAATACCACCGT
This region includes:
- a CDS encoding ABC transporter ATP-binding protein, encoding METILSVRDLNVAFHTYAGTVQAVRGVSFDLKKGETLAIVGESGSGKSVTSKAIMRLIPNPPGEITKGEILFEGRDLVKLSDKEMQKVRGRDIAMIFQDPMTSLNPTMTIYKQIAEGLKRHQGLTGDAAKKRTLELLTLVGIPNPEARLKQYPHQLSGGMRQRIVIAIALACNPKVLIADEPTTALDVTIQAQILELLKDIQQKTGTAIIFITHDLGVVANMADRVAVMYAGKLIEKGTVDEIFYEPRHPYTWGLLGSMPRPSDDRSQDLPAIPGTPPNLLHPPVGDAFAPRNKYAMKIDFEKEPPFFKITDTHEAATWLLHPQAPYVEPPLAIRDLALKYRPDSVFAKSLLKGGLK
- the opp3C gene encoding oligopeptide ABC transporter permease — encoded protein: MAEQNSNAKAEQFDSSLFQQVEFNEQAGERIAGKSLNFWQDAWMRLRKNKAAIISLVLIIVIAIMSLAGPAISGKDAYTQTITQAKLPPKVTGLEWAGFDGMATLGETPIDFYKQKQVKENYWFGTDHLGRDLWSRVWEGTKISLFIGLMAALIDVLVGVTYGGISAYYGGRVDNIMQRIAEILTGVPNLILIILFILILEPGITTIILAMTITGWIGMSRLVRGQILKLKNQEFVLAARTLGASSARLVFKHLIPNTLGTIIISLMFTIPGAIFFEAFLSFIGLGLAPPQPSLGTLINEGYKELKTFPFLLVVPSTVLVLLMISFNMLADGLRDAFDPRLRR